The window AGAATGAAAGATCTTTACTCCAGCAAGAATACAGCGAGATACTTCAGGGCATAAAAAGAACGATTCAGCAGACCACGTACAACAACCAGAGGATCCTTGAGGGTGGAAGTTTTGTGGTACAGGCAGGTGCAAACGAAGGACAAAACATCGCAGTGAACATACCAAATCTCAAGGAGGTACTCTCAAGGCTGTTTGAAACGAACATTTCAACAGATGCTCAAAAGGCCTTAGAAACAATCGAGCAAACTTTAGAAAGCGTTTCCCAGATAAGAGGGAGTATCGGTGCCTGGACGAACAGA of the Thermotoga sp. genome contains:
- a CDS encoding flagellin, with the translated sequence MRIDNVSLMRYIQQLNLEKMNRPTIGFQFNTASELSIQQRLRSQIQGYRSTLLQIYNGIGLLNTADAGLESIAAAIQRARELAVQASNSTLTENERSLLQQEYSEILQGIKRTIQQTTYNNQRILEGGSFVVQAGANEGQNIAVNIPNLKEVLSRLFETNISTDAQKALETIEQTLESVSQIRGSIGAWTNR